One window from the genome of Salvia miltiorrhiza cultivar Shanhuang (shh) chromosome 7, IMPLAD_Smil_shh, whole genome shotgun sequence encodes:
- the LOC130995399 gene encoding uncharacterized protein LOC130995399, translated as MSRKSSVRSRRAWDVIRLALLWARRGGVFKNRLAINMSLLQKGIRKLRHSHHHAPPLVYGERELSFDDTPVIHVKMHRPSSLRFKMPHIPCIKPHVDFDYDFEFDDDRDEIYGYGAEEEDDEDEEVNIGDEEVDLKAEEFIANFYKQMKLQRQISYLQYNEKGST; from the coding sequence atgtcgAGAAAGAGTTCAGTGAGAAGCCGGAGGGCGTGGGACGTGATCCGGCTGGCTCTGCTGTGGGCCCGGAGGGGCGGGGTTTTCAAAAATCGGTTGGCGATAAACATGAGCCTGCTGCAGAAGGGGATCAGGAAGCTCCGCCACTCGCACCACCACGCGCCGCCGCTCGTCTACGGCGAGCGGGAGCTGTCGTTCGACGACACTCCGGTGATACACGTCAAGATGCACCGCCCTTCCTCGCTTCGATTCAAGATGCCGCACATACCATGCATCAAACCCCACGTCGACTTCGACTACGATTTCGAGTTTGACGACGATCGTGATGAAATTTATGGCTACGGCGCGGAGGAGGAggatgatgaggatgaggaagtGAATATTGGCGATGAAGAAGTTGATTTGAAGGCGGAAGAATTTATCGCTAATTTTTATAAGCAGATGAAGCTTCAAAGGCAAATATCGTATCTGCAGTATAATGAAAAGGGATCAACCTAG
- the LOC130995395 gene encoding uncharacterized protein LOC130995395 isoform X1 has translation MCMREQHIFLTAVVPGPHNPKDMIDVFLQPLIAELSHLWEVGVQAYDISLKNNFQMRAALLWTISDFPAYSMLSGWSTAGRLACPRCCDDTDSFRLPLSGKQSWFDCHRRFLPTDHPFRRNKYAFIKNAQVRKGPPQTKNGYQLLAEIEGLGIKKVTELTVEETRLRISKRQRTYESGWRKKSIFWDLPYWSSLLIRHNLDVMHIEKNVFDNLFNTIMNTKGKTKDTAKSREELNRFCRRPELEANEQTGKYPKACYMLDNDEKRILLKWIEGLRFPDGYVSSLGRCVNLSTLQMFGMKSHDCHVMMQRVLPVALKDLLPFNVWKTITDLCLFFKDLTSPNIQVDNLLQMQKNIPVILCKLERIFPPSFFDSMEHLPIHLADEAMMAGPVQYRWMYPFERYLGKLKKTVKNKAKVEGSITNAYLVEEATAFCCYYFEDHVKTKQRNVPRNFEGSGVDVIPDMLSVFKYVGRPFGKMTTRFLEPKEHDAAHLYVLNNCTEVTETYTGLFEDEMRAKFRDISSNELQQKLEKEFPTWFKAYASNPTNGLVNSFLHHLSLGPLHRVTTYQGFFVNGFKFHTVSYGSKKSTDNSGLCVKGSVLNGVQLDFYGRLLEVVVLEYPGLPIKTTTLFKCEWFDPQTPTGTDIDRDFNLVSVHKNRRYSKYEPFILANQAAQVYYCLYPSKNNNRSNWLAACKVKARPVVEVSTTELPTTSLPFQEEVVGRISLTNIDDISTMVHPHGGEVDIDHDDDDDEDDEDLILQSPESSNTESD, from the exons ATGTGCATGAGAGAACAACACATATTTCTCACTGCTGTCGTCCCTGGGCCACACAATCCAAAGGATATGattgatgtttttcttcaaCCGTTGATTGCTGAGTTATCTCATCTTTGGGAAGTGGGTGTCCAAGCGTATGACATATCATTGAAGAATAATTTCCAAATGCGTGCTGCACTTTTGTGGACAATTAGTGACTTTCCCGCTTATTCTATGCTTTCTGGTTGGAGTACAGCTGGTAGATTGGCATGTCCACGTTGTTGTGATGATACAGATTCTTTTCGATTACCTTTGAGTGGTAAACAATCCTGGTTTGACTGTCATAGGAGGTTCTTACCCACTGATCATCCTTTTCGACGCAACAAATATGCGTTTATAAAAAATGCTCAAGTAAGAAAAGGTCCTCCACAAACAAAAAATGGGTACCAGTTGTTGGCTGAGATTGAGGGATTGGGGATTAAAAAAGTAACAGAATTGACAGTTGAAGAGACTCGATTACGGATATCTAAACGACAAAGAACTTATGAATCAGGTTGGAGGAAAAAAAGTATATTCTGGGATTTGCCATATTGGAGTTCGTTGCTTATACGTCATAATCTTGATGTTATGCATATAGAAAAGAACGTCTTTGATAATTTGTTCAACACCATTATGAACACTAAAGGCAAAACAAAGGATACGGCCAAATCTCGCGAAGAATTGAATAGGTTTTGTCGCAGACCTGAGTTAGAAGCCAATGAACAAACAGGAAAGTACCCTAAAGCATGTTATATGCTTGATAATGATGAGAAAAGAATCTTACTTAAGTGGATTGAAGGGCTTAGATTTCCTGATGGCTATGTATCCTCGTTGGGTAGATGTGTCAACTTGAGTACACTTCAAATGTTTGGTATGAAGAGTCACGATTGTCACGTGATGATGCAACGAGTATTGCCGGTCGCACTAAAAGATCTTCTACCATTCAATGTGTGGAAAACAATTACAGATCTTTGTCTCTTTTTCAAAGATTTGACTTCACCAAACATTCAAGTTGACAATCTTCTTCAGATGCAAAAAAATATTCCTGTCATTCTCTGTAAGTTGGAAAGAATCTTCCCTCCTAGTTTCTTCGACTCTATGGAGCATCTTCCAATACACTTGGCCGATGAGGCTATGATGGCAGGCCCTGTACAGTATAGATGGATGTATCCATTTGAGAGGTACTTGGGAAAGTTGAAGAAAACAGTTAAAAACAAAGCCAAAGTTGAAGGATCAATTACAAATGCTTATCTTGTGGAAGAGGCTACAGCATTCTGTTGTTATTACTTTGAAGATCATGTTAAGACAAAGCAACGGAATGTACCTCGAAACTTTGAAGGTAGTGGTGTTGATGTGATCCCTGACATGTTGTCTGTCTTCAAGTATGTTGGGAGACCATTTGGAAAGATGACAACTAGATTTCTAGAACCTAAAGAGCACGACGCCGCCCATTTGTACGTGCTAAACAATTGCACAGAAGTTACAGAAACCTACACAGG GTTGTTTGAGGATGAAATGCGGGCCAAATTTCGTGATATTTCATCCAATGAACTTCAACAGAAACTTGAGAAAGAATTTCCCACATGGTTCAAAGCATAT GCTTCAAATCCAACAAATGGGCTAGTCAATTCATTTTTGCATCATTTGTCATTGGGACCTCTGCACAGAGTTACTACATACCAAGGATTCTTTGTCAACGGATTCAAATTTCATACGGTTTCTTATGGCTCGAAGAAATCAACTGATAATAGTGGATTGTGCGTTAAGGGTTCAGTGTTGAACGGTGTCCAGTTAGATTTCTATGGTCGTTTGTTAGAGGTTGTTGTCCTAGAGTATCCTGGGCTACCAATAAAAACAACCACATTATTCAAATGTGAGTGGTTTGACCCTCAAACTCCAACTGGAACCGACATTGATCGTGACTTCAATCTGGTTTCGGTGCACAAGAATCGTCGTTATTCCAAATACGAACCATTTATCCTCGCCAATCAAGCTGCACAAGTTTATTATTGCTTGTATCCAAGTAAAAATAACAACAGAAGCAATTGGTTGGCCGCTTGTAAAGTGAAAGCAAGGCCAGTTGTTGAAGTTTCCACAACTGAACTTCCAACAACGTCTTTGCCTTTTCAAGAGGAAGTCGTAGGCAGAATATCTCTTACGAATATAGATGACATTTCAACAATGGTTCATCCACATGGAGGCGAGGTGGACATAgatcatgatgatgatgatgatgaagatgatgaagaccTTATTTTACAATCCCCCGAGTCTTCTAACACTGAATCAGATTGA
- the LOC130995395 gene encoding uncharacterized protein LOC130995395 isoform X2, with translation MDASTQSGSNPSGSTPSGSGPSGSTPSGSGPSGSGPIFDNRPPVDENPNVEEERVASDGRTWVYFTRSILRPTGAIRARATDSFQGMPHESGTNWKNLTEGMRDFYFDEFEKAFCWDKTQHTRHVIKKAWVKSARVAYKDYISNCKKVLLIHKKKIEYLQPNIEAAWRAYWALPDTQARSAQASRNRRSEPGGPGTGMAIHHGGSRSALDHAEHLARESNISFDEATWATFRRMHYKNGQYTAGRPAQHGLEVERRLAELRQTQEDVTPVDVERIFREVVAPDSRGRIMGLGMMMSRAITESGDSSSTHSTSTSQFPFPVASRDELITLREELSSTQRELEVRRASEEAQSKAIQEMQAQIALLMRGYHAQSPSDASDGTHPDL, from the exons ATGGATGCTTCTACTCAATCCGGGTCTAATCCATCCGGTTCTACTCCATCTGGTTCGGGTCCATCCGGTTCTACTCCATCTGGTTCGGGTCCATCCGGTTCTGGTCCTATTTTCGATAATAGGCCGCCAGTGGATGAAAACCCTAATGTGGAGGAGGAACGTGTTGCTAGTGATGGGCGGACATGGGTTTATTTCACTCGTAG TATTCTGAGGCCGACTGGAGCTATTCGGGCTAGGGCGACTGATAGCTTTCAAGGTATGCCACATGAAAGTGGCACCAATTGGAAGAATTTGACTGAGGGGATGAgggatttttattttgatgagtTTGAG AAAGCATTTTGTTGGGATAAAACGCAACATACCAGGCATGTTATTAAGAAAGCGTGGGTTAAGTCAGCTCGAGTGGCGTACAAGGATTACATCAGCAATTGCAAGAAGGTCCTGTTGATACATAAGAAGAAGATTGAATATCTTCAGCCTAACATTGAGGCAGCTTGGAGGGCTTATTGGGCTTTGCCTGATACTCAGGCAAGGTCTGCTCAGGCGTCCAGGAATCGCCGCTCAGAGCCAGGCGGTCCGGGTACAGGGATGGCTATCCATCATGGAGGGTCGCGCAGTGCTTTAGATCATGCTGAGCATCTG GCTCGGGAGAGCAATATTTCTTTTGACGAGGCTACTTGGGCGACTTTTCGACGGATGCATTATAAGAATGGACAGTATACCGCTGGACGACCTGCGCAGCACGGG TTGGAGGTCGAGAGGCGATTGGCAGAGCTTCGCCAAACACAGGAAGACGTCACGCCCGTAGATGTAGAGCGCATCTTCCGAGAGGTCGTCGCTCCTGATTCGAGGGGGCGCATCATGGGATTAGGCATGATGATGTCTAGGGCGATTACTGAGAGCGGCGATTCGTCGAGCACGCACTCCACTAGCACCTCCCAGTTTCCTTTCCCTGTTGCCTCGAGAGATGAGCTCATTACATTGAGGGAGGAGCTGAGCTCCACACAGAGGGAGCTAGAGGTCAGGAGAGCGAGCGAGGAGGCTCAGAGCAAGGCTATACAGGAGATGCAAGCCCAGATCGCCCTCCTCATGCGAGGATATCATGCACAGTCCCCCTCCGACGCCTCTGATGGGACCCACCCGGACCTCTGA